In Plutella xylostella chromosome 4, ilPluXylo3.1, whole genome shotgun sequence, a genomic segment contains:
- the LOC105387335 gene encoding 5'-AMP-activated protein kinase subunit gamma-2: MDPILENEASSSETPTKYGKSKHKNKKKKSQDAQSGSQTVVGERRKFVVTKLPVEAKEAAEAAHNNAHTVHFGTRGAEAQRPHARSLFARPEPARPASAEREPLPKEYETFHGTSSSPRSSIFDMFRLRRKSDAKKHQSLIQNVKGALTGASRSTEAPEASKDDPSSEESGKSDKKYYHTVTGASSRKYSPITRVMDIFRSKPHTEDQKPAADPVKKKSGKQPRRSSIGTTSPTYQKNSYASLDPVQAKQLFREVRGLPKYDPYLSIVQISLGGRDKTRLLLNFFKYHKCYEMLPKSAKVIIFDTQFLVRKTFPTLISHGIRSAPLWDSTKKQLVGMITVTDFIRILLHLEAAGTSVDELERHTLHAWKRLLRPSRKPLCVVGPDQSLHEAINYLNKHRVHRLLLVDPVCGDVLYILSHKRILRFLFVYLNEFPELTFFHKNLVELKIGTYDNIVSVTESTSIKTAFQLLLEKDISALPILDENKKLLDVYAKYEVLNLVSEKIYSDLSVTIGEVRNKKKDWEEKLQKCRSSITLYEALEVIVRTESHRLLLVDKEDKLIGIVSLSDILVYLNRIIPTEKKVSSLQELFKPLEENKVTESVKETENEDIVLEVPVLNSTSNGPNKIIAEVSEENEDEKGNTGVLESDGTEVQNDVTDCAEIEHASNNTDSDIESSLNIEPIELHISE, translated from the coding sequence ATGGATCCAATATTAGAAAATGAAGCTTCATCATCGGAGACTCCCACCAAATACGGGAAGTCGAAGCATAAGaataagaagaaaaagagCCAAGATGCGCAATCCGGCAGTCAGACTGTGGTCGGGGAGAGGAGAAAATTTGTGGTTACTAAGTTGCCAGTGGAGGCGAAGGAggcggcggaggcggcgcACAACAACGCGCACACCGTGCACTTCGGCACGCGCGGGGCCGAGGCGCAGCGCCCGCACGCGCGCAGCCTGTTCGCGCGCCCCGagcccgcgcgccccgccagCGCCGAGCGCGAGCCCCTGCCCAAGGAGTACGAGACCTTCCACGGCACCTCCTCTAGTCCAAGAAGCTCTATCTTTGATATGTTCCGATTAAGAAGAAAGAGCGACGCCAAAAAACATCAATCGCTTATCCAAAACGTTAAAGGTGCTTTAACTGGTGCGTCGAGAAGCACAGAAGCTCCTGAAGCTTCAAAAGATGACCCGAGCTCCGAGGAATCCGGAAAATCCGATAAAAAGTATTACCACACAGTAACTGGAGCCTCCTCTCGCAAGTACAGTCCAATTACGAGGGTGATGGACATCTTCAGGAGCAAACCTCACACGGAGGATCAGAAACCTGCTGCAGATCCAGTCAAGAAGAAGAGTGGTAAACAGCCACGACGCTCTTCAATAGGGACTACGTCACCCACCTATCAAAAGAATTCATACGCATCTCTCGACCCCGTGCAGGCGAAGCAGTTGTTCCGAGAAGTGCGTGGTCTCCCAAAATATGACCCATATTTATCAATTGTCCAAATATCACTCGGAGGAAGGGATAAAACTAGGTTGCTATTGAACTTCTTCAAATACCACAAGTGCTACGAGATGTTGCCCAAATCAGCAAAAGTTATCATATTTGATACCCAGTTCCTGGTGAGAAAAACTTTTCCCACTCTGATCTCGCACGGTATCCGGTCCGCTCCGCTGTGGGACTCGACGAAGAAGCAGCTGGTGGGCATGATCACGGTGACGGACTTCATCCGGATCCTGCTGCACCTGGAGGCGGCGGGCACGTCGGTGGACGAGCTGGAGCGGCACACGCTGCACGCGTGGAAGCGCCTGCTGCGGCCCTCGCGCAAGCCGCTGTGTGTGGTCGGCCCAGACCAGTCGCTGCACGAGGCCATCAACTACCTCAACAAGCACCGCGTCCATCGACTCCTCTTAGTCGACCCTGTATGTGGCGATGTACTCTACATACTTTCCCACAAGCGAATTTTGCGATTCCTTTTTGTATACCTGAACGAATTCCCGGAGCTAACATTTTTCCACAAGAATCTTGTCGAATTGAAGATAGGAACGTATGATAATATTGTATCTGTCACAGAATCGACTAGTATCAAAACTGCATTTCAGTTATTGTTGGAAAAAGATATATCTGCTTTACCAATTTTGGAcgaaaacaaaaaacttttaGATGTGTATGCTAAATATgaagtattaaatttagtaagtGAAAAGATATATTCAGACTTATCTGTGACTATAGGTgaagtaagaaataaaaagaaaGACTGGGAAGAAAAATTGCAGAAATGTCGTTCCAGTATTACTTTATACGAGGCCTTAGAAGTTATTGTTAGAACTGAAAGTCATCGATTATTATTAGTTGATAAGGAAGACAAACTAATAGGCATCGTTTCTCTCTCTGATATATTagtatatttaaatagaaTTATTCCAACGGAGAAAAAAGTTTCATCACTTCAAGAATTGTTCAAACCGCTTGAAGAAAATAAAGTTACTGAATCGGTAAAAGAAACTGAAAACGAAGATATTGTTTTAGAAGTTCCAGTATTGAATTCGACCTCAAATGGTCCAAACAAAATTATAGCAGAAGTTTCAGAAGAAAATGAAGATGAGAAAGGAAACACGGGTGTCTTAGAAAGTGATGGTACTGAGGTACAAAATGACGTCACGGACTGCGCAGAAATCGAGCATGCTAGCAACAATACAGATTCTGATATTGAGTCTAGTTTAAATATCGAACCTATTGAACTACATATTAGTGAATAG